The following coding sequences are from one Campylobacter showae CSUNSWCD window:
- a CDS encoding ATP-dependent Clp protease ATP-binding subunit has protein sequence MANLGENLTAQMQELVEKGVALAIHAKNPQTFPLHLLWALVADSSSLLNQVFNKMNVSKDAVELEVKSKAAQLPTSSNVSKENVQISKELINSLESAKAMMVSLGDSYIAVDTWIISALELPEIKQILGKFTDILEIRKNLESIRAGRKIDSQTGDETLDSLEKYGIDLTTKALNKELDPVIGRDEEITRMMQILIRKSKNNPILLGEPGVGKTAIVEGLAQKIVAKDVPTSLANKRVIALDMSALIAGAKYRGEFEDRLKAVINEVKSAGNIILFIDEIHTIVGAGASEGSMDAANILKPALARGELHAVGATTLKEYRKYFEKDAALQRRFQPIDVKEPSVNEALQILRGIKERLEVHHGVTITDSALVAAAKLSDRYISNRFLPDKAIDLIDEAAAELKMQIESEPYELARIKREIVTLQVEKEALKMEDETKNAARLTEIEKQIADLNEQKHALDGKFENEKAVFGGISKAKKEIDSLKSEAEIARRNGDLQRAAEIEYGKILEAANRQKELEKKWDEMKKSGVLLKNQVDEELVAEILSKWTGISVSKMLTSEKQKYLMIEEHLRESVVGQDAALHALARAIKRNKAGLNEGARPIGSFLFLGPTGVGKTQSAKALAKFLFDDERALIRFDMSEYMEKHSVSRLLGAPPGYVGYDEGGQLTEAVRRRPYSVILFDEIEKAHKDVFNVLLGILDDGRATDNKGVTVDFKNTIIILTSNIASNFIMDLKGEEREQAVKNELKNYFKPEFLNRLDDTIIFNPLDEDGLIKIVDIMFKELEKTLQNRGIKASLSEEAKKFIAGAGFDIVYGARPLRRALYELVEDPLADMILRDELESGDEIVVGSDKEKITISKI, from the coding sequence ATGGCGAATTTAGGCGAAAATTTAACCGCACAAATGCAAGAGCTGGTAGAAAAGGGTGTCGCACTAGCGATACACGCGAAAAATCCACAAACCTTTCCGCTTCATTTGCTTTGGGCACTAGTCGCAGATAGTAGCTCGCTACTCAACCAAGTCTTTAACAAAATGAACGTCAGCAAGGACGCGGTGGAGCTTGAAGTAAAAAGCAAAGCCGCACAGCTACCGACAAGCTCAAACGTCAGCAAAGAAAACGTGCAAATTTCAAAGGAGCTCATAAACTCTCTTGAAAGCGCAAAAGCTATGATGGTGAGCCTGGGAGACAGCTATATCGCGGTGGATACGTGGATCATTTCGGCGCTTGAGCTGCCTGAGATCAAGCAAATTTTAGGCAAATTTACAGATATTTTAGAGATCCGCAAAAATTTAGAAAGCATCAGAGCAGGGCGCAAGATAGATAGTCAAACCGGCGACGAGACGCTAGATAGCTTGGAGAAGTACGGCATCGATCTCACCACAAAAGCGCTAAATAAGGAGCTAGACCCAGTCATCGGGCGCGACGAAGAGATCACGCGCATGATGCAAATTTTAATAAGAAAAAGCAAAAATAATCCTATTTTATTAGGCGAGCCTGGCGTGGGTAAAACCGCTATCGTCGAGGGTCTCGCGCAAAAAATCGTGGCAAAAGACGTGCCTACAAGCCTGGCAAACAAGCGAGTGATCGCGCTTGATATGAGCGCGCTGATCGCGGGCGCGAAATACCGCGGCGAATTTGAAGACAGGCTAAAAGCCGTCATAAACGAGGTAAAAAGCGCGGGAAATATCATCCTATTTATCGACGAGATACATACCATCGTGGGCGCTGGAGCTAGCGAAGGTAGCATGGATGCGGCAAATATCCTAAAACCGGCCCTTGCTAGAGGCGAGCTGCATGCCGTAGGCGCTACGACGCTAAAAGAGTACCGCAAATATTTCGAAAAGGACGCCGCGCTGCAACGCCGCTTTCAGCCAATCGACGTAAAAGAACCTAGCGTAAACGAAGCGCTTCAAATTTTACGCGGGATAAAAGAGCGCCTCGAGGTGCACCACGGCGTGACGATCACCGATAGCGCGCTGGTCGCAGCGGCAAAGCTAAGCGACCGCTACATCTCGAACCGCTTTTTGCCCGATAAAGCGATCGATCTCATCGACGAGGCCGCAGCTGAGCTAAAAATGCAAATAGAAAGCGAGCCCTACGAGCTAGCCCGCATCAAACGCGAGATCGTAACGCTGCAAGTCGAAAAAGAGGCGCTAAAAATGGAAGACGAGACCAAAAACGCGGCTCGCCTAACCGAGATAGAAAAGCAAATCGCCGACCTAAACGAACAAAAACACGCCCTTGACGGTAAATTTGAAAATGAAAAGGCGGTTTTTGGCGGTATCTCAAAAGCTAAAAAAGAGATAGATAGCCTAAAAAGCGAGGCCGAGATAGCGCGCAGAAACGGCGATCTACAGCGCGCGGCCGAGATCGAATACGGCAAAATTTTAGAAGCCGCCAACCGCCAAAAAGAGCTCGAAAAAAAATGGGACGAGATGAAAAAATCAGGCGTGCTGCTCAAAAATCAAGTAGATGAGGAGCTGGTGGCCGAAATACTAAGCAAATGGACGGGAATTTCGGTCAGCAAAATGCTAACTAGCGAAAAACAAAAATACCTAATGATCGAGGAGCATTTGCGAGAAAGCGTAGTTGGCCAGGATGCCGCACTACACGCGCTAGCAAGAGCCATCAAGCGAAACAAAGCGGGCCTAAACGAGGGCGCGCGTCCGATCGGATCATTTTTGTTTTTGGGGCCTACGGGCGTTGGTAAAACGCAGTCGGCGAAGGCTTTGGCTAAATTTTTATTTGACGACGAGCGTGCGCTCATACGCTTTGACATGAGCGAATATATGGAAAAGCACAGCGTATCTCGCCTGCTCGGAGCGCCTCCTGGATACGTGGGTTACGACGAAGGCGGACAGCTAACAGAAGCCGTACGCAGACGTCCGTATAGCGTTATACTTTTTGACGAGATCGAAAAGGCTCACAAGGACGTGTTTAACGTACTTCTAGGCATTCTAGACGACGGAAGGGCGACTGATAATAAGGGCGTGACGGTCGATTTTAAAAACACGATCATCATCCTCACGTCAAATATCGCGTCAAATTTCATCATGGATCTAAAAGGCGAGGAGCGCGAGCAAGCGGTCAAAAACGAGCTTAAAAACTATTTTAAACCCGAGTTTTTAAACCGTCTAGACGACACGATAATCTTTAATCCGCTTGATGAAGACGGGCTCATAAAAATCGTAGATATAATGTTTAAAGAGCTTGAAAAAACGCTGCAAAATCGCGGTATAAAAGCAAGCCTAAGCGAAGAGGCTAAGAAATTTATCGCAGGTGCGGGCTTTGATATCGTTTACGGCGCTAGACCGCTTCGCCGCGCACTTTATGAGCTAGTCGAAGATCCGCTAGCCGATATGATCCTGCGCGACGAGCTTGAAAGCGGCGACGAGATCGTAGTCGGTAGTGACAAAGAAAAAATAACGATCTCTAAAATTTAA
- a CDS encoding tyrosine-type recombinase/integrase gives MKYALDCKDSFENSFIFWLTRYVKFKLSSLSNKELRDPKALASVNFALSREIKNIDQLDGLVKSARNAGLTGINTYFNPLKKIFETLKFYELESLKQIDEELLSEVLASVTGGLSDASKKNYRISVINFFAFLDKQNEEEGKAHVFDIELKNWGGVGGARGQKLPEFMSEDEVKRFLEAIENAEFKSNANRNKLIIKIIIFTGIRVSEALNLKRKDIAEDGELYVIRIRGKGNKYRVVMIKRRLIEAHLDAIAINYINKEGYLFINKKGTRLTQAYVSRIVEQILFKAGIRKEKNGAHMLRHTFATMLYKKQKDLVLVQEALGHASLNTSRIYTHFDSEKLKLAAQVAEELSGE, from the coding sequence TTGAAATACGCACTTGATTGCAAAGATAGTTTTGAAAACTCGTTTATATTTTGGCTGACTCGTTACGTCAAATTTAAGCTTAGCTCGCTCTCAAACAAAGAGCTTCGCGACCCAAAGGCGCTAGCAAGCGTAAATTTCGCCCTTAGCCGCGAGATAAAAAATATCGACCAACTAGACGGCCTCGTAAAATCGGCTAGAAACGCTGGACTAACGGGTATAAATACCTACTTTAATCCGCTTAAAAAGATATTCGAGACGCTCAAATTTTACGAGCTAGAAAGCCTAAAACAGATCGACGAGGAGCTGCTAAGCGAGGTGCTAGCTAGCGTCACGGGCGGGCTAAGCGACGCGAGTAAGAAAAACTACCGTATAAGCGTGATAAATTTTTTTGCATTTTTGGATAAGCAAAACGAAGAGGAAGGCAAGGCGCATGTCTTTGACATTGAGCTGAAAAACTGGGGCGGCGTGGGCGGAGCGCGCGGGCAAAAGCTGCCTGAGTTTATGAGCGAGGATGAGGTCAAGAGATTTTTGGAAGCGATCGAAAACGCCGAGTTTAAAAGCAACGCCAACCGCAACAAGCTCATCATAAAAATCATTATTTTCACCGGTATCCGCGTGAGCGAGGCGCTAAACCTAAAGCGCAAAGATATCGCAGAAGACGGCGAGCTCTACGTCATAAGAATCCGCGGCAAAGGCAACAAATACCGCGTCGTCATGATCAAGCGCCGCCTCATCGAAGCCCACCTGGACGCGATCGCGATAAACTATATAAATAAAGAAGGCTATCTTTTTATCAACAAAAAAGGCACGCGCCTAACGCAGGCCTACGTTAGCCGCATCGTCGAGCAGATCCTCTTTAAAGCGGGAATCCGAAAGGAAAAAAACGGCGCTCACATGCTGCGCCATACTTTTGCCACAATGCTTTATAAAAAGCAAAAAGACCTAGTTTTGGTGCAAGAAGCTCTTGGACACGCCAGCCTAAACACCTCGCGCATTTACACGCATTTTGATAGCGAAAAGCTAAAGCTCGCCGCGCAGGTGGCCGAGGAGCTAAGTGGAGAATAG
- the dsrO gene encoding sulfate reduction electron transfer complex DsrMKJOP subunit DsrO, whose protein sequence is MQSTLGSRRSFIAAAGVFIAATALRAAPNTFEKTKGQRYGMVIDLTRCVGCQSCTMNCAMENNVQAGAFRTIVSEYEASDKDGNRAVIASLPRLCNHCENPACIDVCPTGASYQRSNGIVKVDSAECIGCALCAEACPYHARYLSMQTYKVDKCTFCDHRLREGLLPACVETCVGGSRIIGDLNDENSNIRKFLAAHETMVLDSPKNTHPQVFYYGVSEILAKNDKELAAKKGYKQAISWSEEIAL, encoded by the coding sequence ATGCAATCAACGCTAGGTTCGCGTCGTAGCTTTATCGCTGCGGCTGGTGTTTTTATAGCGGCGACCGCACTTAGGGCCGCTCCGAATACTTTTGAAAAAACCAAAGGTCAGCGCTACGGCATGGTCATCGACCTCACGCGCTGCGTCGGCTGCCAGTCGTGCACGATGAACTGCGCTATGGAAAACAACGTCCAAGCAGGCGCCTTTAGGACGATCGTTTCGGAGTACGAAGCTAGCGACAAAGACGGCAACCGCGCCGTTATCGCCTCGCTGCCGCGCCTTTGTAATCACTGCGAAAATCCAGCCTGTATCGACGTTTGTCCGACGGGCGCGAGCTACCAAAGAAGCAACGGTATCGTAAAAGTAGATAGCGCCGAGTGTATCGGCTGCGCGCTTTGTGCCGAGGCCTGTCCGTATCACGCCAGATACCTAAGCATGCAGACCTACAAAGTCGATAAATGCACATTTTGCGATCACAGACTGCGCGAGGGATTGCTACCTGCGTGTGTAGAGACCTGCGTGGGCGGTAGCCGCATAATAGGCGATCTAAACGACGAAAACTCAAATATCAGAAAATTTTTAGCCGCTCACGAGACGATGGTGCTAGATAGTCCGAAAAATACGCATCCGCAGGTTTTTTACTACGGCGTGAGCGAAATTTTGGCTAAGAACGATAAGGAACTGGCGGCTAAAAAAGGCTACAAACAAGCGATCAGCTGGAGCGAAGAGATCGCGCTGTAA
- a CDS encoding molybdopterin-dependent oxidoreductase, with the protein MQRREFLKNAAMISAVGATAAVADDAGKIKDDYKPQGSSLQPEFSVKDGKISINDGHSVVFSMCHGCVAKCGLRLHVDEKADRVLRCTGNPYHPLSNVHWASFETSINDALLATTASGEDERRATVCARGAALPEMIASPIRILSPLKRVGKRGEGKWKKISFEQLIEEVVEGGDLFGEGHVDGLRAILSDELIDEANPEYGTKRNQLLSFYLYDGRSDIVDRFIKKSFGTINHYSHGGICGGGFRVGGKIAHNAKGFAHTKPDYENSKFTIYWGTSPANGGNPFQKQAKMVAHARSTNDDFSYAVVDPTLTNAVKFAASDKGRWIGIKPGTDTALAMAMIRWIIENEKYAVNYLMQPNLEQAKLAGEIHWCNATHLVITQKGHPDYGKFALVGDEWQVCSQSGKIQSHKINEPAKLYYKGKILLNGKKVEVKSSMQLLKESAYKHSLKEYSKICGVSVEDILWLCENFTKNGRQVSTNVHGGMMHTQAAMSTYAIFCLNTLMGTYGYKGGSVNASAGTHEFLKGRYDLESFEGAYKPNGLNLSRSGKYYETSSEFKRKVAAGGSGYPAQQPWYPISMPLVNETLTSHAAGYPYKVKAFINYMTNVVYGQAGLEVAVLDALKDSKNLPLFISIDAFMNETNAYADYIVPDGVNLENWALPNSLWGTIAKTSVVRYPAVAAKQDRAADGTVIDVEAFYIAVAKRLGLKGFGKGAFKDKDGKPMDLDTKEQYYAAALANLAFDGEGVKDISKEDLKLSKISKTMKKLEPFLKDDEKAKVAHVLAKGGRFDSYESAYKGDKTTVKVPAATPAAIYYEPLGGHRHSITGEYMPGTPTLALAVASDGTPLEKFFPKSEWKYLVSSRKSNIQHYYTIVSPKLRAIHPKNFVRIAEDIASEHGIKTGDKVKITTPYGSQTGEAFVTNGVASGVISLEHGFGHDEFGARVHFIDGKPAFWLGSAEKGVNHNKLGLLDPKRKGKFSLNDWLVGTCARQALPANIRKIG; encoded by the coding sequence ATGCAAAGACGAGAATTTCTAAAAAACGCGGCGATGATCTCGGCCGTAGGCGCGACCGCTGCGGTAGCGGACGACGCGGGAAAAATAAAAGACGACTATAAGCCGCAAGGCAGCTCGCTTCAGCCCGAATTTAGCGTAAAAGACGGCAAAATTTCGATAAACGACGGCCATAGCGTGGTATTTTCTATGTGTCACGGCTGCGTGGCAAAGTGCGGGCTAAGGCTGCATGTGGACGAAAAAGCAGACCGCGTGCTAAGATGCACGGGCAACCCATACCATCCGCTATCAAACGTGCACTGGGCGAGCTTTGAGACCTCGATAAACGACGCATTACTAGCCACCACGGCTAGTGGCGAGGACGAGAGGCGCGCCACGGTATGCGCTAGGGGCGCGGCGCTACCGGAGATGATAGCTTCGCCTATTAGGATTTTGTCGCCGCTAAAGCGAGTAGGCAAAAGAGGCGAGGGCAAGTGGAAAAAGATCAGCTTCGAGCAGCTCATCGAAGAGGTCGTCGAGGGCGGGGATCTTTTCGGCGAGGGGCACGTGGACGGGCTTAGGGCTATACTCTCAGACGAGCTCATCGACGAGGCAAATCCCGAATACGGCACCAAACGCAACCAGCTTTTGAGCTTTTATCTCTACGACGGACGCTCGGATATCGTCGATCGCTTTATCAAAAAATCCTTCGGCACCATAAATCACTACTCCCACGGCGGTATCTGCGGCGGCGGCTTTAGAGTCGGCGGCAAGATCGCGCACAACGCAAAGGGCTTTGCTCACACCAAACCCGACTACGAAAACTCCAAATTTACCATCTACTGGGGCACATCGCCGGCAAACGGCGGAAATCCGTTTCAAAAACAAGCCAAAATGGTCGCCCACGCAAGAAGTACAAACGATGACTTCAGCTATGCGGTGGTAGATCCGACGCTAACAAACGCCGTCAAATTTGCCGCCTCCGATAAAGGCCGCTGGATCGGTATAAAACCGGGTACCGATACTGCGCTTGCTATGGCGATGATACGCTGGATCATAGAAAACGAAAAATACGCAGTAAACTACCTAATGCAGCCAAATTTAGAGCAAGCAAAGCTAGCGGGCGAAATACACTGGTGCAACGCCACCCACCTAGTCATCACGCAAAAAGGCCACCCAGACTACGGCAAATTTGCACTAGTTGGCGACGAATGGCAGGTCTGCTCGCAAAGCGGCAAAATCCAAAGCCACAAGATAAACGAGCCGGCTAAGCTCTACTATAAAGGCAAAATTTTACTTAACGGCAAAAAAGTCGAGGTCAAAAGCTCGATGCAGCTGCTAAAAGAGTCCGCCTACAAACACAGCCTAAAAGAGTACTCTAAAATTTGCGGCGTGAGCGTGGAGGATATCCTCTGGCTGTGCGAAAATTTCACCAAAAACGGTAGGCAGGTCAGCACCAACGTCCACGGCGGCATGATGCACACGCAAGCAGCCATGAGCACGTACGCGATATTTTGCTTAAATACGCTAATGGGCACATACGGCTACAAGGGCGGCAGCGTAAATGCAAGCGCGGGCACTCACGAGTTTTTAAAAGGTAGGTACGATCTAGAGAGTTTCGAGGGCGCATACAAGCCAAACGGACTAAATTTATCCCGCTCGGGCAAGTATTACGAAACGAGCTCGGAGTTTAAGCGTAAAGTCGCGGCAGGCGGTAGCGGCTATCCGGCGCAGCAGCCGTGGTATCCTATCTCGATGCCGCTAGTAAATGAAACGCTAACTAGCCACGCCGCAGGCTATCCGTACAAGGTAAAAGCGTTTATAAACTACATGACAAACGTCGTCTACGGGCAGGCAGGGCTCGAGGTCGCGGTGCTTGACGCACTAAAAGATAGCAAAAATTTACCGCTTTTCATCAGTATCGACGCCTTTATGAACGAGACCAACGCCTACGCCGACTACATCGTACCAGACGGAGTAAATCTCGAAAACTGGGCGCTGCCAAACTCGCTTTGGGGTACGATCGCTAAAACCTCGGTCGTGCGCTACCCGGCCGTCGCCGCCAAGCAAGACCGCGCCGCAGATGGCACGGTGATCGACGTAGAGGCCTTTTACATCGCGGTAGCAAAAAGGCTCGGGCTCAAAGGATTTGGCAAAGGCGCCTTTAAGGACAAAGACGGAAAGCCGATGGATCTGGATACGAAAGAGCAGTATTACGCCGCGGCGCTAGCAAATTTGGCCTTTGACGGAGAGGGCGTAAAAGATATCAGCAAAGAGGATCTAAAGCTAAGTAAAATTTCAAAAACCATGAAAAAGCTAGAGCCGTTTTTAAAAGACGACGAAAAAGCAAAAGTCGCGCACGTACTGGCAAAGGGCGGTAGATTTGACAGCTACGAAAGCGCGTATAAGGGCGATAAAACCACAGTAAAAGTACCCGCCGCCACGCCTGCTGCGATCTACTACGAGCCACTTGGCGGACACAGACACTCTATCACGGGCGAGTACATGCCAGGCACTCCGACTCTAGCCCTTGCGGTCGCTAGCGACGGCACTCCGCTGGAAAAATTTTTCCCAAAATCAGAGTGGAAATACCTCGTAAGCTCACGCAAGTCAAACATCCAGCACTACTACACGATCGTTAGTCCAAAGCTACGCGCCATACATCCGAAAAATTTCGTAAGAATCGCCGAGGATATCGCAAGCGAGCATGGTATCAAGACGGGCGACAAGGTCAAGATCACGACTCCGTACGGCTCGCAAACGGGCGAGGCTTTCGTAACAAACGGCGTCGCTAGCGGCGTCATCAGCCTCGAGCACGGTTTTGGACACGACGAGTTTGGCGCCAGGGTGCATTTTATCGACGGCAAACCGGCCTTTTGGCTAGGAAGCGCGGAAAAGGGCGTAAATCACAACAAACTAGGCCTACTAGATCCGAAACGAAAGGGCAAATTTAGCCTAAACGACTGGCTAGTGGGTACCTGCGCTAGACAGGCGCTACCTGCAAATATCCGTAAAATCGGCTAA
- a CDS encoding DUF3137 domain-containing protein, producing the protein MLILFFGLLFWVPAKLKSIGKAQDEYNEFYKEVFVPALIGEIDESFTYSAYGGISQSEFYAAGIYRPSTFYSEDSVRGAYKGVKFNLCEVINHEREYPRVNNKYVAAFVLLKYAFDKYLDFKGSVLFCEFNKKFHGKTVAVSKDFNTKFLGDKELLDDVKFNENFRVFTTDKVEARYLLTPAFMGKLNILKAYKNTLKSPSVAFMDNKFYLFCFSRRNFFEGRLFDKLDIAEARREQKYVRQMLSVIDELNLSLDIYR; encoded by the coding sequence TTGCTTATATTGTTTTTTGGCTTGCTATTTTGGGTGCCTGCAAAGCTAAAAAGCATAGGCAAAGCCCAGGATGAGTACAACGAATTTTATAAAGAAGTTTTCGTACCCGCGCTCATTGGTGAGATCGACGAGAGCTTTACGTATAGCGCATATGGCGGCATCTCGCAGAGCGAATTTTACGCGGCAGGGATTTATAGGCCCAGCACGTTTTACAGCGAAGATAGCGTGCGCGGCGCATATAAAGGCGTCAAATTTAACCTGTGCGAGGTGATCAATCACGAGCGCGAATATCCGCGCGTAAATAACAAATACGTCGCCGCCTTCGTCCTGCTAAAGTATGCGTTTGATAAGTATTTGGACTTTAAAGGTAGCGTGCTATTTTGCGAGTTTAATAAGAAATTTCACGGAAAAACGGTCGCCGTGAGTAAGGATTTTAACACTAAATTTCTAGGCGACAAAGAGCTGCTCGACGACGTCAAATTTAATGAAAATTTTAGAGTTTTTACGACCGACAAGGTGGAGGCGAGGTATCTGCTTACGCCTGCGTTTATGGGCAAGCTAAATATACTAAAAGCCTACAAAAACACGCTAAAATCGCCCAGCGTGGCCTTTATGGATAATAAATTTTACCTATTTTGCTTTAGCAGGAGAAATTTTTTTGAGGGGCGGCTTTTTGATAAACTAGACATCGCCGAGGCTCGCCGCGAGCAAAAATACGTCAGGCAGATGCTTAGCGTCATCGACGAGCTAAATTTGAGCTTAGATATTTATCGGTAA
- a CDS encoding acetate kinase: MKILVLNSGSSSVKFQLFDMADNRVIASGLVEKIGEASSYAKLKDVSADKIYEERAPLKDHHEGLEAMRRLFVSSNILHDFSELDGIGHRIVHGGESFSDSALVTPDVIAKIEQNSVLAPLHNPGHLAGIKNAMHESGKKVPHVVVFDTVFHQTIPEYAYRYALPFDLCKRLHIRRYGFHGTSHHYVTKKAAEHLGVPYEKFNAISLHLGNGASACAVQGGKSIDTSMGLSPLEGLIMGTRSGDMDPAVLTYLLNLGELTAEGIDAFLNKKSGLLGICGSNDMREVVVKMQGGDERAHLAFEMFCYRIKKYIGAYYAVLGRVDAVVFTGGIGENAPYSREKICNDLTHMGIKIDHELNFAASGGIRDLSAPDAAVKTLVVPTNEELEIALETKRVIENL, encoded by the coding sequence GTGAAAATTTTGGTTTTAAACTCAGGTAGCTCGTCGGTTAAATTTCAGCTTTTTGATATGGCGGATAACCGCGTCATCGCTAGCGGCCTGGTCGAAAAGATCGGCGAAGCAAGCTCCTATGCCAAGCTAAAAGACGTTAGTGCGGATAAAATTTACGAGGAGCGCGCGCCGCTAAAAGACCACCACGAGGGGCTTGAGGCGATGAGGCGGCTGTTTGTTAGCTCAAATATCCTGCATGATTTTAGCGAACTAGACGGTATCGGGCACCGCATCGTGCACGGCGGCGAGAGCTTTAGTGACTCGGCTCTAGTCACCCCTGACGTCATCGCCAAAATCGAGCAAAACTCCGTGCTGGCACCCCTTCACAACCCGGGCCACCTAGCCGGCATCAAAAATGCAATGCATGAGAGTGGTAAAAAGGTGCCTCACGTCGTTGTTTTTGATACCGTATTTCATCAAACTATCCCCGAGTACGCCTACCGATATGCCCTGCCATTTGATCTTTGTAAGAGGCTACATATCCGCAGATACGGCTTTCACGGTACTTCGCACCACTACGTGACCAAAAAGGCCGCCGAACATCTAGGCGTGCCGTACGAGAAATTTAACGCCATCTCACTACATCTAGGCAACGGAGCCTCCGCCTGCGCCGTGCAAGGAGGCAAAAGCATCGATACTTCGATGGGCTTAAGTCCGCTAGAAGGCCTGATAATGGGCACTAGAAGCGGCGATATGGATCCTGCGGTGCTTACATATCTTTTAAATTTAGGCGAGCTAACGGCCGAGGGCATAGACGCATTTTTAAACAAAAAAAGCGGACTGCTAGGCATCTGCGGCTCAAACGACATGCGCGAAGTGGTCGTCAAGATGCAAGGCGGCGATGAGCGCGCGCATTTAGCATTTGAGATGTTTTGCTACCGTATCAAAAAGTATATCGGCGCGTATTACGCGGTTTTGGGCCGAGTGGATGCGGTCGTTTTTACAGGCGGTATCGGCGAAAACGCCCCGTATAGCCGCGAGAAAATCTGTAACGACCTAACGCATATGGGCATCAAGATCGATCACGAGCTAAATTTTGCCGCAAGCGGCGGTATACGAGATCTAAGCGCCCCTGACGCGGCGGTAAAAACTCTTGTCGTGCCTACTAACGAGGAGCTAGAAATCGCGCTAGAAACAAAAAGGGTGATAGAAAATCTCTAA